The following are encoded together in the Dickeya lacustris genome:
- a CDS encoding ABC transporter substrate-binding protein: MSDSTTDKKTSNQTPAFSRRQFLVGSAALGGAMLLPGMPGVMNSAWAAGSDAPEQKEVRVGFIPLTDCASVVMASVKGFDKKYGITLVPSKEASWAAVRDKLVSGELDAAHVLYGLLYGLQAGASGPQHNMAALMTLNNNGQAITLSNALREAGVTDGASLKKFISASPAGTYTFAQTFPTGTHAMWLYYWLGAAGINPFDDVRTVVVPPPQMVVNMKIGNMSGFCVGEPWNQRAIADGLGFTAATSQEIWPDHPEKVLGTSAQWVNANPNTARALIAAVLEASRWIDSSDDNRRETARVIAGRAYVNTQEETIIGRMLGQYDNGVGKHWQDAHAMRFYHDGEVNFPYLSDGMWFLTQHKRWGLLAQEPDYQALARQVNRIDIYKQAASAVGNVPLPSSEMRSSVLMDGKRWDGSDPAGYANSFSVNVSANVSVKK, from the coding sequence ATGAGTGATTCCACAACCGATAAGAAAACCAGTAACCAAACACCGGCGTTTTCCCGGCGCCAGTTTTTGGTCGGGAGTGCCGCACTGGGCGGCGCGATGTTGTTGCCGGGCATGCCGGGAGTAATGAACAGCGCCTGGGCGGCCGGTTCTGACGCCCCGGAGCAAAAAGAGGTGCGCGTTGGCTTTATTCCACTGACCGATTGCGCCTCGGTAGTGATGGCCTCGGTCAAAGGGTTTGACAAGAAATACGGTATTACCCTTGTGCCGAGTAAGGAAGCGAGCTGGGCGGCGGTGCGCGACAAGCTGGTGTCGGGTGAACTGGACGCCGCCCACGTGCTCTATGGGTTGTTGTATGGCTTGCAGGCCGGTGCGTCGGGGCCGCAGCACAACATGGCGGCGCTGATGACGCTCAATAACAACGGCCAGGCGATCACCCTGTCCAACGCGTTGCGCGAGGCGGGCGTGACGGATGGTGCCAGCCTGAAAAAATTCATATCAGCCAGTCCGGCGGGCACATACACCTTCGCCCAGACGTTTCCCACCGGCACCCATGCCATGTGGCTCTATTACTGGCTGGGTGCCGCTGGCATCAATCCGTTTGATGACGTGCGTACCGTAGTGGTGCCACCGCCGCAAATGGTGGTGAACATGAAGATAGGCAACATGAGCGGTTTTTGCGTTGGCGAGCCCTGGAACCAGCGCGCCATTGCCGATGGCCTCGGTTTTACCGCCGCCACCTCGCAGGAGATCTGGCCGGATCACCCGGAGAAGGTGCTTGGCACCAGTGCGCAATGGGTTAACGCCAATCCCAATACGGCGCGTGCTTTGATAGCCGCCGTGCTGGAGGCCTCGCGCTGGATTGACAGCTCGGACGATAACCGGCGCGAAACCGCGCGCGTCATCGCCGGGCGGGCCTACGTCAATACCCAGGAGGAGACGATTATCGGGCGCATGCTGGGGCAATACGACAACGGTGTCGGGAAACACTGGCAGGACGCGCACGCGATGCGCTTCTACCACGACGGCGAAGTGAACTTTCCGTATCTGTCTGACGGCATGTGGTTCCTCACCCAGCACAAACGCTGGGGCCTGCTGGCGCAGGAGCCGGACTATCAGGCGCTGGCCCGTCAGGTCAACCGCATCGATATCTACAAACAGGCCGCCAGCGCGGTCGGCAATGTACCGCTGCCATCCAGTGAGATGCGCAGCAGCGTATTGATGGACGGTAAGCGGTGGGACGGCAGCGATCCGGCCGGTTATGCCAACAGCTTTAGTGTGAACGTCAGCGCGAACGTCAGCGTGAAAAAGTAA
- a CDS encoding MFS transporter, giving the protein MTTAFSHEPQLAPAVSSSAYRKITWRLIPFLCLCYLAAYLDRINIGLAKLQMASQLALSDMAFGLGAGLFFLGYILFEVPSNLILQRVGARLWIARIMITWGILSTATLLVTTPVQFYVLRFLLGAAEAGFLPGVLYYLTHWFPSWRRGRIIALFMIGLPLSSIIGGPLSGWIMAHFDAQLGLHGWQWMFLLEGLPSVLLGMMALWLLPDNVNQARWLNEQDRAQVRADLMLDAHQAPAIKHRFRDGFFNLKVWMLGGIDFSILLCAYAMGFWLPTFIKQAGVVDIGLIGWLTAIPSVAALVGMLALGTSSDRLRERRWHIIIPFWLGAAAIVVSTFFSHNLVMTVLLFSLAQAAVIGTVPVFFSLPATFLTGTAAATGFALACSLANIAGLVSNTIMGFAMQLTGSGNGALWFFAVCLLLSSLLVIALPAKLVNR; this is encoded by the coding sequence ATGACGACCGCTTTCTCTCACGAACCACAGCTTGCACCTGCCGTTTCTTCATCGGCTTATCGCAAAATTACCTGGCGTCTTATCCCGTTTTTATGTCTGTGTTATCTCGCCGCCTACCTTGATCGCATCAATATTGGATTAGCCAAACTGCAAATGGCCAGCCAGCTTGCCTTGAGCGACATGGCATTCGGGCTGGGCGCCGGTCTATTTTTTCTGGGCTATATCCTCTTTGAAGTCCCCAGCAATCTGATACTGCAACGGGTGGGCGCACGCCTGTGGATTGCGCGGATCATGATAACCTGGGGCATCTTGTCCACAGCGACATTGCTCGTTACCACGCCTGTTCAGTTCTATGTTCTACGTTTTCTGCTGGGCGCGGCGGAAGCCGGTTTCTTACCCGGCGTACTCTATTATTTAACCCACTGGTTTCCCTCGTGGCGGCGCGGGCGCATTATTGCGTTATTCATGATTGGCCTGCCGTTATCGAGCATCATTGGCGGCCCGCTATCGGGCTGGATTATGGCGCATTTCGACGCACAGCTTGGCTTACACGGCTGGCAATGGATGTTTTTACTCGAAGGGCTGCCAAGCGTCTTGCTCGGCATGATGGCGCTCTGGCTTTTGCCGGATAACGTCAATCAGGCACGCTGGCTCAATGAGCAAGACCGGGCCCAGGTTCGCGCAGACCTGATGCTGGACGCGCATCAGGCTCCGGCCATCAAACACCGCTTTCGCGATGGATTCTTTAACCTGAAAGTCTGGATGCTGGGCGGTATCGACTTTTCTATTCTCTTGTGTGCCTATGCCATGGGGTTCTGGCTGCCGACCTTTATTAAGCAGGCCGGTGTTGTTGACATCGGTTTGATAGGCTGGCTGACGGCCATTCCCAGTGTGGCGGCACTGGTCGGCATGCTGGCGCTCGGCACCAGTTCCGACAGATTACGGGAGCGGCGCTGGCATATCATCATACCGTTCTGGCTGGGGGCCGCCGCTATCGTGGTGAGCACCTTTTTCAGCCATAATCTGGTGATGACCGTGCTGCTGTTTTCACTGGCGCAAGCCGCTGTCATCGGTACGGTGCCGGTATTCTTCAGCCTGCCCGCCACATTTCTCACCGGCACCGCTGCGGCAACCGGCTTCGCACTGGCCTGTTCACTGGCCAATATCGCCGGGCTGGTCAGTAACACCATCATGGGCTTTGCCATGCAATTAACCGGCAGCGGCAACGGCGCGCTGTGGTTTTTTGCCGTGTGCCTGTTGCTCAGTTCTCTGTTGGTCATCGCGCTTCCGGCTAAACTGGTCAATCGCTGA
- the fdhE gene encoding formate dehydrogenase accessory protein FdhE, translating into MSIRIVPQEQLADSAKPSTIGTIPAVLFANQKSLYRLRAERLRQLAENHPLDAYLRFAATVTEAQHKVWHDHPLHQDLVPALAQNNGRPPLDITTFKRDPHWHVLLQALIEELKPSATGQVLSTLENLEKMSAQEWETLAQALLNQQFSEQINDKAPFVWAALSLYWAQMATQLPAAAKAETGEHRQFCPVCGSMPVSGVIQIGTSSGLRYLHCNLCESEWHMVRVKCSNCEQSGQLHYWSLDDEKAAIKAESCGDCGTYLKLLYQEKDHQVDAVADDLASLVLDVKMEEEGFARSSINPFLFPNESH; encoded by the coding sequence ATGAGTATTCGTATTGTGCCGCAAGAACAACTGGCAGATAGCGCAAAGCCTTCGACTATCGGGACTATCCCAGCGGTGTTGTTTGCCAATCAAAAAAGTCTGTACCGGCTGCGGGCCGAGCGGCTGCGCCAACTGGCGGAAAACCATCCGCTGGACGCTTACTTACGTTTTGCGGCCACCGTGACCGAAGCGCAACATAAAGTCTGGCATGATCACCCCCTGCATCAGGATTTGGTTCCGGCGCTGGCGCAAAACAATGGCCGCCCCCCGCTGGATATCACCACGTTTAAGCGAGACCCTCACTGGCATGTTTTGTTGCAGGCGTTGATTGAAGAGCTCAAACCCTCTGCCACCGGCCAGGTGCTGAGTACGCTTGAGAATCTGGAAAAAATGTCGGCGCAAGAGTGGGAAACGCTGGCGCAAGCGTTGTTAAACCAGCAATTCAGCGAACAAATTAACGATAAAGCGCCGTTTGTCTGGGCGGCTCTCTCATTGTACTGGGCGCAAATGGCAACCCAGCTCCCGGCCGCTGCCAAGGCAGAAACCGGCGAACATCGCCAGTTTTGCCCGGTCTGCGGCAGTATGCCGGTATCCGGTGTTATTCAAATTGGCACCAGCAGCGGGCTGCGCTACCTGCACTGCAATCTGTGTGAAAGTGAGTGGCACATGGTGCGCGTGAAATGCAGCAACTGCGAGCAGTCTGGTCAATTGCACTACTGGTCGCTGGATGATGAAAAGGCCGCTATCAAAGCAGAAAGCTGTGGTGATTGTGGCACCTACCTGAAACTGTTGTATCAGGAGAAAGATCATCAGGTCGATGCCGTGGCAGACGATCTGGCCTCGCTGGTGCTGGATGTCAAAATGGAAGAAGAAGGTTTTGCCCGCAGCAGCATTAACCCGTTCCTGTTCCCCAATGAGAGTCACTAA
- a CDS encoding methyl-accepting chemotaxis protein, translated as MTYIRNITIRKALLSIFFIFLLLWSAVSFMELYSLNQVNALLQSNQEQQKNSDLMSHGTEAYFRTSMRLFMAADLLQSGDKESAQKLSKSAAEVLNISIENLNAFTRSTHDGIPKDIQDNVIDNWKRINTETVKIAALLEKGELEQFRTIMRTTMPPISIAFSKASEQYLKQLDQQDQNNDSTINSIISTCKQVLVCALALGVLIVFLTDRYLVANLITPLHHIREHFKTIADGKLHHTIEDFGRNDVGQLIPYLRDMQESLTRTVSLIRNSAHAIYQGASEISTGNNDLSARTEHQASALEQTAASMEQLGATVKQNADNITQANRRAQDASHMAKNGGNLVDNVITTMNDITQSSRKIADITNVINGIAFQTNILALNAAVEAARAGEQGRGFAVVAGEVRSLAQRSSQAAKEIEGLINESVERINTGSGQVALTGQTIHDIVRAVTQVTDLMAEIASASVEQERGISQIAQAVTEMDSVTQQNAALVQESAAAATSLESQARELTSAVEVFEIATNSSALPQARHSRASAMAALPTAAGSHAIGRKAPSSASTNANDDWQSF; from the coding sequence ATGACTTATATTAGAAACATAACGATACGCAAAGCGCTCCTCTCTATTTTCTTTATTTTCTTATTACTTTGGAGTGCAGTTTCTTTTATGGAGCTTTATTCTCTCAATCAAGTCAACGCGTTACTGCAATCAAACCAGGAACAACAAAAAAATTCCGACCTGATGTCTCATGGCACAGAGGCCTATTTCCGTACGTCAATGCGTTTATTTATGGCTGCCGATTTGTTGCAATCTGGTGACAAAGAAAGCGCGCAAAAATTATCAAAATCAGCGGCAGAGGTACTCAATATTAGTATTGAAAACCTGAACGCATTTACCCGTTCAACCCATGACGGCATTCCGAAAGATATTCAGGATAATGTGATTGATAACTGGAAACGAATTAATACCGAAACGGTAAAAATAGCCGCGCTTTTAGAAAAGGGAGAACTGGAACAATTCCGCACTATTATGCGCACCACGATGCCGCCCATCAGTATCGCTTTTAGTAAAGCCAGTGAACAATACCTGAAACAATTAGATCAACAAGACCAAAATAACGACAGTACGATTAATTCTATTATCTCTACCTGCAAACAAGTATTGGTCTGCGCATTGGCTTTAGGTGTGCTGATTGTTTTCCTGACTGACCGCTATCTGGTTGCTAACCTGATAACGCCGCTGCACCATATCCGCGAACATTTTAAAACCATTGCCGATGGCAAATTGCACCACACGATTGAGGATTTTGGCCGCAATGATGTGGGCCAGTTAATTCCCTACTTGCGTGATATGCAAGAGAGCCTGACGCGTACCGTCAGCCTGATTCGCAACAGTGCCCATGCCATTTATCAAGGCGCGAGCGAAATTAGCACCGGCAATAATGATTTATCGGCCCGGACAGAGCATCAGGCCTCGGCGCTGGAGCAAACCGCCGCCAGCATGGAACAGCTGGGCGCTACCGTGAAGCAGAATGCCGATAATATCACGCAAGCCAATCGACGTGCGCAGGATGCCTCACACATGGCTAAAAACGGCGGTAATCTGGTCGATAACGTGATAACGACCATGAATGACATTACGCAAAGCTCGCGCAAAATTGCTGATATCACCAATGTGATCAATGGCATCGCGTTTCAGACTAACATTCTGGCGCTTAACGCGGCAGTAGAAGCGGCACGGGCCGGTGAACAAGGGCGCGGCTTCGCTGTGGTGGCAGGCGAAGTGCGCAGCCTGGCGCAACGTAGCTCACAGGCGGCCAAAGAAATCGAAGGGCTGATTAACGAATCGGTTGAGCGAATCAATACCGGCTCCGGGCAAGTGGCGCTAACCGGGCAGACCATTCACGATATCGTCCGCGCCGTCACGCAAGTCACCGATTTGATGGCGGAAATCGCCTCGGCGTCGGTAGAGCAGGAGCGTGGTATTAGCCAAATTGCTCAGGCTGTTACCGAGATGGATAGCGTCACGCAGCAGAATGCGGCGCTGGTGCAGGAATCGGCGGCGGCGGCCACGTCGCTGGAAAGTCAGGCGCGTGAACTGACTTCCGCCGTTGAGGTGTTTGAGATCGCCACCAACAGCAGTGCCTTGCCGCAGGCGCGCCACTCCCGCGCATCGGCAATGGCGGCATTACCCACCGCCGCTGGCTCACACGCCATTGGCAGAAAAGCGCCTTCGTCTGCTTCTACCAATGCCAACGATGACTGGCAATCCTTCTAA
- a CDS encoding nitrate regulatory protein, whose amino-acid sequence MIADPSTTIRFLMASRQCELNSLRGLLQSGELVGRISQLVHMLQRERGTSNLFLCSDGRLCADELSQREQDVQQAEAQFMAQLDDLAQRAGLLPQASRLFSRAASVVYTLGLLPSMRQQMQQRVLAQSAVMALFNDAIRHLLALVFEVSDTAAEPVIARALVAMFSFMQGKELAGQERAVGAAAFAAGEFPASVQHALLDLIERQERCFDTFVNFADESSRESWQTLATDREFERLRRLACTRVPDNLSPDGGLHWFALATARIDAMKHIEDSLAQALMQLCRERIAAAEQACLDQQADVASLMAAHQGEEHSYSVFIARSEKNEGVDAQNGWLDSDGMRPQLGRSLLSLVQQQARRLQALDHELAAMRATLDERRQIDRAKGLLMQHRGLSEEEAYKTLRRMAMNQNKKLIEIATAMLAVADVFQAP is encoded by the coding sequence ATGATAGCGGACCCTTCAACGACAATTCGTTTCCTGATGGCATCGCGCCAGTGTGAGCTAAACAGCCTGCGCGGTTTGCTGCAAAGCGGCGAACTGGTGGGGCGCATCAGCCAACTGGTGCATATGCTGCAACGGGAGCGTGGCACGTCCAATCTGTTCCTGTGCTCGGACGGGCGGCTGTGTGCCGATGAGTTGTCGCAGCGTGAACAGGACGTTCAACAGGCCGAAGCGCAGTTTATGGCACAGCTTGATGACCTGGCGCAGCGCGCCGGGCTGTTGCCGCAGGCCAGCCGGTTGTTCAGCCGTGCTGCCAGCGTGGTCTATACCCTTGGGCTGTTGCCGTCGATGCGCCAGCAGATGCAACAGCGGGTGTTGGCACAGTCAGCGGTGATGGCGCTATTTAACGACGCCATCCGCCATTTACTGGCGCTGGTGTTTGAGGTGTCGGATACCGCCGCCGAACCGGTTATCGCGCGTGCGCTGGTGGCGATGTTCAGTTTCATGCAGGGCAAAGAGCTGGCCGGGCAGGAGCGGGCGGTCGGCGCGGCGGCGTTTGCCGCCGGTGAGTTTCCCGCCAGCGTGCAGCACGCGTTGCTGGATTTGATTGAGCGCCAGGAGCGTTGCTTCGATACCTTCGTTAATTTTGCCGATGAGAGCAGTCGCGAAAGCTGGCAGACTCTGGCAACCGACCGGGAATTTGAGCGCCTGCGTCGCCTCGCCTGCACACGCGTGCCGGATAACCTGTCGCCGGACGGCGGTTTGCACTGGTTTGCGCTGGCGACCGCGCGTATCGATGCGATGAAGCACATTGAAGACAGCCTCGCACAGGCGCTGATGCAACTGTGCCGTGAGCGCATTGCCGCCGCCGAGCAAGCCTGTCTCGATCAGCAAGCGGATGTCGCCAGCCTGATGGCGGCTCATCAGGGCGAGGAGCACAGTTATTCGGTGTTTATCGCACGCTCCGAGAAGAATGAGGGCGTCGATGCGCAAAACGGCTGGCTTGATAGCGATGGCATGCGGCCACAGCTGGGGCGCTCGCTATTATCGCTGGTGCAGCAGCAGGCGCGGCGCTTACAGGCGCTCGATCATGAGCTGGCGGCGATGCGCGCGACGCTCGATGAACGCCGTCAAATCGACCGCGCCAAAGGGCTGTTAATGCAACACCGAGGCTTGAGCGAAGAAGAGGCGTATAAAACTCTGCGCCGCATGGCAATGAACCAAAATAAGAAGCTTATCGAGATAGCCACCGCGATGCTGGCGGTGGCGGATGTCTTTCAGGCACCCTGA